In Aegilops tauschii subsp. strangulata cultivar AL8/78 chromosome 3, Aet v6.0, whole genome shotgun sequence, one genomic interval encodes:
- the LOC109734605 gene encoding uncharacterized protein isoform X2, whose protein sequence is MDAPPPTQPDAAAPPPSTAAAAPPAAPPPDLAPPVSTAAPPTSEPTPAPAPAPAPAPAPAPAPAPAQTLEPPTPIPATARPPAPRMRPPYTHLASPITMSSSSSAATAGASSAASAMARGGVAIGLPAHPRGAQTPMGYTGFVPPPPLAHQFSPMHRGPDQAPLPTPQLRQPAPGIQNIGMIGSLNASQMRPGAVSGSQQPRPGLPSSATPSSSGSQMPGSQKTPMHSLTRPMSMGSPATALQQTPANMSSPFRPQQRPQVPQQRPQVPQPRPQVPQPRPYHAAQSAPVTSQQNALSGQQQLPQQQPQHQHQQQQQQQQQQQQQVLQQQQQQVLQQQQQQQQQQQQQQQQQQSQPQSSSQQNQQNTTLKNQQQAARTPVSLTQKPDSPATLQATNMQLVDMASADAASGESSNRLLSKRSIHDLLAQIDPSERLDPDVEDVLIDIAEDFIESVGTFACSLAKHRKSTTLEAKDVLLHAERSWNITLPGFTGDEIKLYKKPHVNDIHRERLTLIKKSMASEGNIRTSAAQSTANQKNQAPKPPATGSP, encoded by the exons ATGGACGCGCCTCCCCCCACGCAGCCGGACGCGGCGGCGCCGCCCCCCTCAACAGCGGCTGCGGCTCCccctgccgcgccgccgcccgatcTCGCGCCTCCCGTTTCCACCGCCGCGCCACCCACCTCCGAACCCACGCCCGCTCCAGctcccgcccccgcccccgccccagCACCAGcgcccgcccccgcccccgcccaaACCCTAGAGCCCCCAACTCCGATCCCCGCCACCGCGCGGCCGCCGGCGCCTCGCATGAGGCCGCCGTACACCCACCTAGCCTCGCCCATCACgatgtcctcctcctcctctgccgccaCAGCAGGGGCCTCCTCCGCGGCTTCTGCAATGGCAAGGGGAGGGGTTGCGATTGGGTTGCCTGCGCACCCGCGTGGGGCGCAGACCCCGATGGGCTATACGGGGttcgtgccgccgccgccgctcgcccatCAATTCAGCCCTATGCATCGCGGCCCCGACCAGGCCCCGCTGCCCACTCCACAG CTTAGGCAACCTGCCCCGGGGATCCAGAATATTGGGATGATTGGTTCCCTTAACGCGTCTCAGATGAGACCAGGAGCAGTATCTGGTTCGCAACAGCCAAGGCCAGGTCTTCCATCATCAGCGACACCATCTTCGTCTGGTAGCCAAATGCCAGGTTCACAA AAAACCCCCATGCATTCTTTAACAAGACCAATGTCTATGGGTTCCCCTGCGACGGCTTTACAGCAAACTCCGGCAAATATGTCTTCACCATTTAGGCCACAACAAAGGCCACAAGTTCCACAACAAAGGCCACAAGTTCCACAACCAAGGCCACAAGTTCCACAACCAAGACCATACCATGCTGCACAATCTGCACCTGTAACCTCTCAACAGAATGCACTTTCAGGACAGCAGCAGCTACCTCAGCAGCAACCTCAGCATCAGcatcagcagcagcaacagcaa cagcagcagcagcaacagcaagttttacagcagcagcaacagcaagttttacagcagcagcagcagcagcaacaacaacagcagcagcaacagcaacagcagcaaAGTCAACCACAGAGTTCCTCACAGCAAAATCAGCAAAATACAACACTAAAAAACCAGCAGCAAGCTGCTCGGACTCCTGTCTCATTGACTCAGAAGCCTGATTCTCCAGCCACACTACAAGCTACTAATATGCAGCTTGTGGACATGGCTTCTGCCGATGCAGCTTCTGGTGAATCCAGTAATCGGCTACTCTCCAAGAGGAGTATTCATGATTTACTTGCACAG ATCGACCCTTCGGAAAGGCTGGATCCTGACGTTGAAGATGTTCTTATTGACATTGCAGAAGATTTTATTGAATCT GTCGGAACATTTGCTTGTTCTTTAGCAAAGCATAGAAAGTCGACTACTTTGGAAGCCAAAGATGTACTCCTTCATGCAG AGAGAAGCTGGAATATCACCTTGCCAGGTTTCACCGGGGATGAAATAAAACTATACAAGAAGCCG CATGTCAACGATATTCACAGGGAGAGGCTTACTCTG ATCAAGAAGTCAATGGCGAGTGAAGGGAACATAAGGACCTCTGCTGCCCAATCTACAGCCAACCAGAAAAATCAGGCTCCAAAGCCACCTGCCACAGGTTCTCCGTGA
- the LOC109734605 gene encoding uncharacterized protein isoform X1 has translation MDAPPPTQPDAAAPPPSTAAAAPPAAPPPDLAPPVSTAAPPTSEPTPAPAPAPAPAPAPAPAPAPAQTLEPPTPIPATARPPAPRMRPPYTHLASPITMSSSSSAATAGASSAASAMARGGVAIGLPAHPRGAQTPMGYTGFVPPPPLAHQFSPMHRGPDQAPLPTPQLRQPAPGIQNIGMIGSLNASQMRPGAVSGSQQPRPGLPSSATPSSSGSQMPGSQKTPMHSLTRPMSMGSPATALQQTPANMSSPFRPQQRPQVPQQRPQVPQPRPQVPQPRPYHAAQSAPVTSQQNALSGQQQLPQQQPQHQHQQQQQQVLQQQQQQQQQVLQQQQQQQQQVLQQQQQQVLQQQQQQQQQQQQQQQQQQSQPQSSSQQNQQNTTLKNQQQAARTPVSLTQKPDSPATLQATNMQLVDMASADAASGESSNRLLSKRSIHDLLAQIDPSERLDPDVEDVLIDIAEDFIESVGTFACSLAKHRKSTTLEAKDVLLHAERSWNITLPGFTGDEIKLYKKPHVNDIHRERLTLIKKSMASEGNIRTSAAQSTANQKNQAPKPPATGSP, from the exons ATGGACGCGCCTCCCCCCACGCAGCCGGACGCGGCGGCGCCGCCCCCCTCAACAGCGGCTGCGGCTCCccctgccgcgccgccgcccgatcTCGCGCCTCCCGTTTCCACCGCCGCGCCACCCACCTCCGAACCCACGCCCGCTCCAGctcccgcccccgcccccgccccagCACCAGcgcccgcccccgcccccgcccaaACCCTAGAGCCCCCAACTCCGATCCCCGCCACCGCGCGGCCGCCGGCGCCTCGCATGAGGCCGCCGTACACCCACCTAGCCTCGCCCATCACgatgtcctcctcctcctctgccgccaCAGCAGGGGCCTCCTCCGCGGCTTCTGCAATGGCAAGGGGAGGGGTTGCGATTGGGTTGCCTGCGCACCCGCGTGGGGCGCAGACCCCGATGGGCTATACGGGGttcgtgccgccgccgccgctcgcccatCAATTCAGCCCTATGCATCGCGGCCCCGACCAGGCCCCGCTGCCCACTCCACAG CTTAGGCAACCTGCCCCGGGGATCCAGAATATTGGGATGATTGGTTCCCTTAACGCGTCTCAGATGAGACCAGGAGCAGTATCTGGTTCGCAACAGCCAAGGCCAGGTCTTCCATCATCAGCGACACCATCTTCGTCTGGTAGCCAAATGCCAGGTTCACAA AAAACCCCCATGCATTCTTTAACAAGACCAATGTCTATGGGTTCCCCTGCGACGGCTTTACAGCAAACTCCGGCAAATATGTCTTCACCATTTAGGCCACAACAAAGGCCACAAGTTCCACAACAAAGGCCACAAGTTCCACAACCAAGGCCACAAGTTCCACAACCAAGACCATACCATGCTGCACAATCTGCACCTGTAACCTCTCAACAGAATGCACTTTCAGGACAGCAGCAGCTACCTCAGCAGCAACCTCAGCATCAGcatcagcagcagcaacagcaagttttgcagcagcagcagcagcagcaacagcaagttttgcagcagcagcagcagcagcaacagcaagttttacagcagcagcaacagcaagttttacagcagcagcagcagcagcaacaacaacagcagcagcaacagcaacagcagcaaAGTCAACCACAGAGTTCCTCACAGCAAAATCAGCAAAATACAACACTAAAAAACCAGCAGCAAGCTGCTCGGACTCCTGTCTCATTGACTCAGAAGCCTGATTCTCCAGCCACACTACAAGCTACTAATATGCAGCTTGTGGACATGGCTTCTGCCGATGCAGCTTCTGGTGAATCCAGTAATCGGCTACTCTCCAAGAGGAGTATTCATGATTTACTTGCACAG ATCGACCCTTCGGAAAGGCTGGATCCTGACGTTGAAGATGTTCTTATTGACATTGCAGAAGATTTTATTGAATCT GTCGGAACATTTGCTTGTTCTTTAGCAAAGCATAGAAAGTCGACTACTTTGGAAGCCAAAGATGTACTCCTTCATGCAG AGAGAAGCTGGAATATCACCTTGCCAGGTTTCACCGGGGATGAAATAAAACTATACAAGAAGCCG CATGTCAACGATATTCACAGGGAGAGGCTTACTCTG ATCAAGAAGTCAATGGCGAGTGAAGGGAACATAAGGACCTCTGCTGCCCAATCTACAGCCAACCAGAAAAATCAGGCTCCAAAGCCACCTGCCACAGGTTCTCCGTGA